The proteins below are encoded in one region of Brassica napus cultivar Da-Ae chromosome A6, Da-Ae, whole genome shotgun sequence:
- the LOC106382235 gene encoding probable serine/threonine-protein kinase At1g54610, with protein sequence MGCVLGRPVSSSDSVSGSIHQVSTRYERKEVKETVTEAETISSIVVPVARVDEIKEDNEKPKGESKRSSNGDPRKSNPPKHLTGEQVAAGWPSWLSEICGEALNGWLPRKADSFEKIEKIGSGTYSNVYKAKDLLTGNIVALKKVRCDVREKESLRFMAREILILRRLDHPNVIKLEGLVTSRMSSSLYLVFRYMHHDLPGLVASPDIKFTKQQVKCYMKQLLSGLEHCHSRGVLHRDIKGSNLLIDDEGVLKIGDFGLATFFDPRRRQQMTNRVVTLWYRAPELLHGVVEYGFGIDLWSAGCILGELLTGRPIMPGRTEVEQLHRIYKLCGSPSEEYWRKIKLPSTRKHAQHRPLPQYKRRIREVYKDFSPEAVSLMDTLLALDPAERKTATSASMSDFFTTYPLPCQPFDLPKYPPTKEIDAKRRDEEYRRIREKRKNAHESGRRKTKPRERAVRAMPVPEANAEVQSNIDRMRMITHANAKSKSDKFPPPHQDGLLGFPMGLSRRFEPSEIPFSSTSFTSYANEPLEMWSGPLAPVEFTDIAAETRRSGGCGGGSMRMDVKV encoded by the exons ATGGGTTGTGTATTAGGAAGACCCGTTTCTTCATCAGACTCAGTTTCTGGGTCTATACACCAAGTCAGCACTAGGTACGAACGGAAAGAAGTGAAGGAGACCGTCACTGAAGCTGAGACCATTAGTAGTATTGTTGTTCCTGTTGCTAGAGTTGATGAGATTAAAGAGGATAATGAAAAGCCAAAAGGGGAAAGTAAAAGGTCTAGTAACGGTGACCCGAGGAAGAGTAATCCGCCAAAGCATCTGACTGGTGAGCAGGTCGCTGCAGGTTGGCCATCTTGGTTATCTGAAATCTGTGGAGAAGCTCTTAACGGTTGGCTCCCAAGAAAGGCTGATTCTTTTGAGAAAATTGAGAAA ATTGGATCAGGAACGTATAGCAATGTGTACAAAGCGAAAGACTTGCTAACAGGTAACATCGTAGCCTTAAAGAAAGTGCGGTGCGATGTAAGGGAAAAAGAGAGCTTGAGGTTTATGGCTAGAGAGATTCTGATACTGAGGAGATTAGATCATCCCAATGTAATCAAACTAGAAGGTTTGGTTACTTCCAGAATGTCAAGCAGTTTGTACTTAGTGTTCCGTTACATGCACCATGACCTTCCTGGTCTTGTCGCTAGCCCTGACATAAAGTTCACCAAGCAACAG GTGAAATGCTATATGAAACAATTACTCTCGGGACTCGAGCATTGTCACAGCAGAGGTGTGCTTCACCGTGATATCAAAGGATCAAACCTTCTTATAGACGACGAAGGAGTTCTCAAAATTGGTGATTTTGGTCTTGCAACGTTCTTTGATCCAAGAAGAAGGCAACAGATGACAAACCGTGTGGTTACATTGTGGTACAGAGCGCCAGAGCTTCTTCATGGTGTTGTGGAGTATGGTTTTGGTATTGATCTATGGAGCGCAGGTTGCATTTTAGGCGAGTTGCTTACTGGTAGACCGATAATGCCAGGTCGAACCGAG GTGGAGCAGCTGCATAGGATCTATAAGCTGTGTGGATCACCTTCAGAAGAGTATTGGAGGAAGATTAAGTTACCTTCCACTCGTAAACATGCTCAACACAGGCCCTTACCGCAGTATAAGAGGCGCATAAGAGAGGTTTATAAAGATTTCTCTCCCGAGGCAGTTTCTCTTATGGATACTCTCCTTGCACTTGACCCTGCTGAGCGTAAGACTGCTACATCTGCATCAATGAGTGAT TTCTTCACAACGTATCCTCTTCCGTGTCAACCTTTTGATCTCCCCAAGTATCCACCAACTAAAGAGATCGATGCCAAGAGACGAGATGAAGAGTATAGAAG AATAAGAGAAAAACGTAAAAACGCACACGAGAGTGGGAGAAGGAAAACAAAACCACGAGAACGAGCTGTTAGAGCAATGCCGGTTCCAGAGGCTAATGCTGAGGTTCAGTCTAACATTGAT AGAATGCGTATGATCACTCACGCAAACGCAAAGAGCAAGAGTGATAAGTTCCCTCCTCCACACCAAGACGGTTTGCTCGGTTTCCCAATGGGATTGTCTAGGCGTTTTGAACCATCTGAGATACCTTTTAGCTCAACTTCGTTTACTTCTTACGCCAATGAGCCTCTCGAGATGTGGTCTGGCCCTCTAGCGCCAGTGGAGTTTACTGATATTGCAGCTGAGACGCGAAGGAGTGGTGGCTGTGGCGGTGGTAGTATGAGGATGGATGTGAAGGTTTGA
- the LOC111198687 gene encoding probable nucleolar protein 5-1, with product MLVLFETPGGFALFKVLDEGKLSNVEDLGNVFSSADSARKMVKLKAFDKFDNTSEALEAVAKLLEGAPSKGLRKFLKANCEGETLAVADSKLGNIIKEKLKIDCVHNNAVMELLRGVRSQLSELISGLGDQDLAPMSLGLSHSLARYKLKFSSDKVDTMIIQAIGLLDDLDKELNTYAMRVREWYGWHFPELAKIISDNILYAKSVKLMGNRINAAKLDFSEILADEIEAELKEASVISMGTEVSDLDLMHIRELCDQVLSLAEYRAQLYDYLKSRMNTIAPNLTALVGELVGARLISHGGSLLNLSKQPGSTVQILGAEKALFRALKTKHATPKYGLIYHASLVGQAPPKSKGKISRSLAAKAALAIRCDALGDGEDNTMGVESRLKVEARLRALEGKDLGRLSGSAKGKPKIEVYDKDKKNGSGGLITPAKTYNTAADSLLGQTSTAENGVKEKKDKKKKKKAEEEEAKTEEPSKKKSKKKKTEVEPEAEEEAKAEEPSKKKKKRKHEEEEADLPAKKKEKKDKKKKKSDV from the exons ATGCTTGTACTGTTTGAGACACCTGGCGGTTTCGCTCTGTTCAAAGTATTAGATGAAGGAAAGCTATCAAACGTTGAG GATTTGGGTAATGTGTTTTCGTCTGCAGACTCAGCTCGAAAG ATGGTGAAGCTTAAAGCTTTTGACAAGTTTGACAACACCTCTGAAGCACTTGAAGCTGTTGCTAAGTTGCTGGAGGGAGCTCCCAGCAAGGGTCTCCGCAAGTTTCTGAAAGCTAACTGCGAAGGTGAAACCTTAGCTGTGGCTGATTCGAAGCTTGGAAACATTATCAAGGAGAAACTG AAAATAGATTGTGTCCACAACAATGCTGTTATGGAGCTGTTGCGTGGTGTGAGAAGCCAGCTTTCCGAACTTATATCTGGTTTAGGTGATCAAGACTTGGCTCCAATGAGCTTGGGGTTGTCTCACAGTCTTGCTAGATATAAACTAAAGTTCAGCTCTGACAAG gTTGATACTATGATCATCCAAGCTATTGGTCTGCTTGATGATCTTGACAAAGAGCTCAACACCTACGCTATGAGGGTTCGTGAATGGTACGGTTGGCATTTTCCCGAGCTTGCTAAGATCATCTCGGACAATATCTTATATGCCAAGTCTGTTAAGTTAATGGGGAATCGGATTAATGCAGCCAAGCTAGACTTCTCTGAG ATATTGGCTGATGAAATCGAAGCCGAACTAAAAGAGGCTTCTGTGATATCTATGGGAACTGAAGTCAGTGACCTTGATTTGATGCACATCAGGGAACTCTGCGACCAGGTTCTGTCTCTTGCCGAGTACAGAGCTCAGCTTTATGACTACCTGAAGAGCAGAATGAACACAATCGCACCGAACCTGACTGCACTCGTCGGAGAGCTTGTCGGTGCTCGCTTAATATCTCACGGTGGTAGTTTGTTGAACCTCTCAAAGCAGCCTGGGAGCACGGTTCAGATTCTTGGAGCTGAGAAAGCTCTCTTTAGAGCCCTCAAGACCAAACACGCCACTCCGAAATACGGTCTAATCTACCATGCTTCTTTGGTTGGCCAAGCGCCACCGAAGAGCAAAGGTAAAATCTCACGGTCGCTAGCTGCTAAAGCCGCCCTTGCTATCCGTTGTGATGCTCTTGGTGATGGTGAAGACAACACTATGGGAGTGGAGAGCCGTTTGAAG GTTGAGGCACGGTTGAGAGCTCTGGAAGGAAAAGACTTAGGACGTCTGTCTGGTTCAGCTAAAGGCAAACCGAAGATTGAAGTGTATGACAAGGATAAGAAAAATGGATCTGGAGGTCTGATCACTCCTGCTAAG ACTTACAACACTGCTGCAGACTCTCTTCTTGGACAAACTTCCACAGCTGAGAACGGTgttaaagagaagaaagataaaaagaagaagaagaaggctgaGGAGGAAGAGGCCAAGACCGAGGAGCCGTCTAAGAAGaagtcgaagaagaagaaaacagaaGTAGAGCCTGAAGCCGAAGAGGAGGCCAAAGCAGAGGAACcgtcaaagaagaagaagaagaggaaacacgaggaagaagaagcagatCTACCTgccaagaagaaagaaaagaaggataagaagaaaaagaagagcgACGTCTGA